A DNA window from Trichocoleus desertorum ATA4-8-CV12 contains the following coding sequences:
- a CDS encoding helix-turn-helix domain-containing protein yields MAERAFKFRFYPTPEQETLLR; encoded by the coding sequence ATGGCAGAACGCGCTTTCAAATTCCGTTTTTATCCAACTCCAGAGCAAGAAACCTTGCTGAGGA